In Georgenia soli, a genomic segment contains:
- a CDS encoding AEC family transporter codes for MAGVLTGFATLAIVVTLGYALARWGVLGEGADTVLSRLTFFAATPALMFRTVAAAEVGDVFSAAALVNVLTALALAAAYTLVCAVLLRQRGAELTLGALTASYVNAGNLGIPLLVFAVGDAAAIAPVLLLQLLVMVPVSFSLLDAQTGRRGVSLTQTVTMPVRNPLVIGVLLGLVVSLTGVRVPQVLALPVDMVADLAIPAMLITFGVSLHGAPLPGRGEVRAPLWTAVVLKNLGGPLLAYLLGAHAFGLTGKELLAPVIVAALPTAQNVFVYAMRYGRAVPMVRDVILVTTIGCVPVVVALVGVLG; via the coding sequence GTGGCAGGTGTGCTCACCGGCTTCGCGACCCTCGCGATCGTCGTGACGCTCGGGTACGCGCTCGCCCGGTGGGGAGTCCTCGGCGAGGGCGCCGACACCGTGCTGAGCCGCCTGACGTTCTTCGCGGCGACACCTGCGCTGATGTTCCGCACGGTGGCGGCGGCGGAGGTCGGTGACGTCTTCTCGGCGGCCGCGCTGGTCAACGTCCTCACCGCGCTCGCCCTGGCGGCCGCCTACACGCTCGTCTGCGCCGTCCTGCTGCGGCAGCGGGGGGCGGAGCTGACCCTGGGCGCCCTGACGGCCAGCTACGTCAACGCGGGCAACCTCGGCATCCCGCTCCTCGTCTTCGCCGTCGGTGACGCCGCCGCGATCGCCCCCGTGCTGCTGCTGCAGCTGCTCGTCATGGTGCCCGTCAGCTTCTCCCTGCTCGACGCCCAGACGGGGCGGCGCGGCGTCTCCCTCACGCAGACGGTGACCATGCCCGTGCGCAACCCGCTCGTCATCGGGGTGCTGCTGGGCCTCGTCGTCTCCCTCACGGGCGTGCGCGTCCCGCAGGTGCTCGCGCTGCCGGTCGACATGGTCGCCGACCTCGCGATCCCCGCCATGCTCATCACCTTCGGCGTCTCCCTGCACGGCGCGCCCCTGCCCGGGCGCGGCGAGGTGCGGGCGCCGCTGTGGACCGCCGTCGTGCTGAAGAACCTCGGCGGGCCGCTGCTCGCCTACCTCCTGGGTGCCCACGCGTTCGGGCTGACCGGGAAGGAGCTGCTCGCCCCCGTGATCGTCGCGGCCCTGCCGACGGCGCAGAACGTCTTCGTCTACGCCATGCGGTACGGCCGGGCGGTGCCGATGGTGCGCGACGTCATCCTCGTGACCACGATCGGCTGCGTGCCGGTCGTGGTGGCCCTCGTGGGGGTGCTGGGATGA
- a CDS encoding EamA family transporter, with amino-acid sequence MSLPRGPGRRPAVPAPAMFMVSGASQYLGAAVAVGLFVHMPATTVAWWRMLVAGAFLLVWRRPWRAPWTRRTLAASALFGVVLGAMNLLFYSAIYYLPLGTAVSLEYLGPVAVAALAGRGLRVRVAIGLALLGVVSISGLGLDWSDPGTAPGVLLAVLAGAAWAVYILLGRRIAAGRDGLTSLAAGMAVAAVVYAPVAAPTVGIALRDLALLATVVGVGILSSLVPYAIEQVALTRLAAPTFALLTSLLPATSLAAGLVVLGQVPTAGETVGLVLISVAVLLASREGDPEPRLDRPDAPPPG; translated from the coding sequence ATGAGCCTGCCGCGCGGACCGGGCCGCCGCCCTGCCGTCCCGGCCCCGGCGATGTTCATGGTCTCCGGCGCCAGCCAGTACCTCGGCGCCGCCGTGGCCGTCGGCCTCTTCGTCCACATGCCGGCGACGACGGTGGCCTGGTGGCGGATGCTGGTCGCGGGGGCCTTCCTGCTGGTCTGGCGGCGTCCGTGGCGGGCGCCGTGGACCCGTCGCACGCTGGCGGCCTCCGCCCTCTTCGGGGTCGTCCTCGGGGCGATGAACCTCCTCTTCTACAGCGCCATCTACTACCTCCCGCTCGGGACCGCGGTCTCCCTGGAGTACCTCGGCCCGGTGGCGGTCGCGGCGCTCGCTGGACGGGGCCTGCGGGTGCGCGTCGCGATCGGCCTGGCGCTGCTGGGCGTGGTCTCCATCAGCGGGCTCGGGCTGGACTGGTCGGACCCGGGCACCGCCCCCGGCGTGCTGCTCGCGGTCCTCGCGGGGGCCGCGTGGGCGGTCTACATCCTGCTGGGGCGGCGGATCGCCGCCGGGCGGGACGGCCTGACGTCCCTCGCCGCCGGGATGGCCGTCGCCGCCGTCGTCTACGCGCCGGTCGCCGCGCCGACCGTCGGGATCGCGCTGAGGGACCTCGCGCTCCTCGCCACGGTCGTGGGCGTGGGGATCCTCTCCTCGCTCGTGCCGTACGCCATCGAGCAGGTCGCCCTCACCCGCCTCGCCGCACCGACCTTCGCGCTGCTGACCTCGCTCCTGCCCGCGACGTCTCTCGCGGCCGGGCTGGTGGTCCTCGGGCAGGTGCCGACGGCGGGGGAGACGGTCGGCCTCGTCCTCATCTCCGTCGCGGTGCTGCTGGCCAGCCGGGAGGGCGATCCCGAACCGCGGCTGGACCGGCCGGACGCACCTCCGCCCGGCTGA
- a CDS encoding DEAD/DEAH box helicase, with protein sequence MPQNTPAPTTASFDALGVPGLLSRSLTTRGITAPFPIQTATLPDTLAGRDVLGRGRTGSGKTLAFSLPLVARLAALVPSGESIAGRTRPAHPRGLVLAPTRELATQIAETITPLATAAGLSVTTIFGGVSQNRQVEAINRGVDIVVACPGRLEDLMGQRLIHLDRIAVTVLDEADHMADLGFLPGVTRILRATPRGTQRLLFSATLDNGVDKLVTQFLDNPLHHSVDTASSPVAAMEHHVFLVPSTDAKNELVRTLASGSARRLLFTRTKHQAKKLARQLTSSGVPAVELHGNLSQNARERGLDAFSSGEVRVMVATDIAARGIHVDDVDLVVHVDPPAEHKAYLHRSGRTARAGHGGDVVTVVLPEQRSDFRSLARAAKISAAPVSVTADDPRVAELVGEVAAVVDPQRAPLAASRKPAPQQPGAGRASGGSRRRRGGSAAGRASTGTSGAGSARTTVNGRSVGAPVNTGSAAPAASTGGRARPGRRRRAGAAQGAPRGAVNR encoded by the coding sequence GTGCCCCAGAACACCCCTGCGCCCACGACCGCCTCGTTCGACGCCCTGGGCGTCCCCGGCCTCCTGTCGCGGTCGCTGACCACGCGCGGCATCACCGCGCCCTTCCCGATCCAGACCGCGACGCTGCCCGACACGCTCGCCGGCCGCGACGTGCTCGGCCGCGGCCGCACGGGCTCCGGCAAGACGCTCGCGTTCTCGCTGCCCCTCGTGGCCCGGCTCGCCGCCCTCGTGCCCTCGGGCGAGTCGATCGCCGGGCGCACCAGGCCCGCGCACCCGCGCGGGCTCGTGCTGGCCCCGACGCGCGAGCTCGCCACCCAGATCGCCGAGACGATCACCCCGCTGGCAACCGCCGCGGGCCTGAGCGTGACCACGATCTTCGGCGGCGTCAGCCAGAACCGGCAGGTCGAGGCCATCAACCGCGGCGTCGACATCGTCGTGGCCTGCCCGGGCCGCCTCGAGGACCTCATGGGCCAGCGCCTGATCCACCTCGACCGGATCGCCGTCACCGTCCTGGACGAGGCGGACCACATGGCCGACCTCGGCTTCCTGCCCGGCGTGACCCGGATCCTGCGGGCGACGCCGCGCGGCACCCAGCGTCTGCTCTTCTCGGCGACCCTGGACAACGGCGTTGACAAGCTCGTGACCCAGTTCCTCGACAACCCGCTGCACCACAGCGTCGACACGGCGTCCTCGCCCGTCGCCGCCATGGAGCACCACGTCTTCCTGGTGCCCTCCACCGACGCGAAGAACGAGCTCGTCCGCACGCTCGCCTCCGGCAGCGCCCGCCGGCTGCTGTTCACCCGCACCAAGCACCAGGCCAAGAAGCTCGCGCGCCAGCTCACCTCGTCCGGCGTGCCCGCCGTGGAGCTGCACGGCAACCTCTCGCAGAACGCCCGCGAGCGCGGGCTCGACGCCTTCTCGTCCGGCGAGGTGCGCGTCATGGTGGCCACCGACATCGCCGCCCGCGGCATCCACGTCGACGACGTCGACCTCGTCGTCCACGTGGACCCGCCCGCCGAGCACAAGGCGTACCTGCACCGCTCCGGCCGCACGGCGCGCGCCGGCCACGGCGGCGACGTCGTCACCGTCGTCCTGCCCGAGCAGCGCAGCGACTTCCGGTCGCTGGCCCGGGCGGCGAAGATCTCCGCCGCGCCCGTGAGCGTGACGGCGGACGACCCGCGGGTGGCCGAGCTCGTCGGCGAGGTGGCCGCCGTCGTCGACCCGCAGCGGGCGCCGCTGGCCGCCTCGCGCAAGCCAGCGCCGCAGCAGCCCGGGGCCGGACGGGCCTCCGGGGGCTCGCGCCGTCGTCGCGGAGGCTCCGCCGCCGGACGGGCGAGCACCGGCACGAGCGGGGCGGGCTCGGCCCGCACCACTGTCAACGGCCGATCGGTCGGCGCCCCGGTGAACACCGGCTCCGCCGCGCCGGCCGCGTCGACCGGCGGGCGGGCACGGCCGGGACGTCGTCGTCGCGCAGGAGCCGCCCAGGGCGCGCCGCGCGGGGCCGTGAACCGCTGA
- a CDS encoding GlsB/YeaQ/YmgE family stress response membrane protein, whose product MVGELIGLIIFGAVIGALARLVMKGDQNIGVIWTIVLGALGAAVGYWLSGLLGVGETGGIDWIRWIISIIAAVVFIGIYMAATGRRATR is encoded by the coding sequence ATGGTTGGTGAGCTCATCGGTCTCATCATCTTCGGCGCCGTGATCGGCGCCCTCGCCCGTCTGGTCATGAAGGGCGACCAGAACATCGGCGTCATCTGGACGATCGTCCTCGGCGCCCTCGGTGCCGCCGTCGGCTACTGGCTCTCGGGACTCCTCGGGGTCGGTGAGACGGGCGGGATCGACTGGATCCGGTGGATCATCTCGATCATCGCGGCGGTGGTCTTCATCGGGATCTACATGGCTGCCACGGGTCGACGCGCGACGCGCTGA
- a CDS encoding sensor histidine kinase: MTGGRLSVRATTTLAATAVVAVILAGAGAALVLLVRQELVAGVDAMAQDRALDIAVLQDGLVTTPGVRPVPYSGSLVQVLDDQGHVIAASEGLKIGPMSRPVDEPHVRTRTLPVTPGRQYRVLAMPAGTSNHPRTVVVAQSLRAANRAVSDTARMVAAVFPAVLVLTGLVTWLSVGRALAPVEEIRRKAATIGAGDLSQRVPLPPARDELYRLADTMNSMLARIQAATERRRHFVSDASHELRTPLANMQAMLEVAVARDEPDLWQETAAALHTEQSRMARLVDDLLLLARLDGRAPRTEREVDLDDVVHDEAQWLRRTTDLQVEVEPLPALRVLGDPSQLARVLRNLTDNARRHARTTISLSLRRHGGSAVVTVRDDGGGIAPEDRERVFDRFARLDEARGRDQGGSGLGLAISREIARAHGGELLVADATGPGGAVLELRLPLLTEESEAASDDEHQASLS; encoded by the coding sequence GTGACGGGCGGCCGGCTCAGCGTGCGGGCGACCACCACGCTCGCGGCGACGGCGGTGGTCGCCGTCATCCTGGCCGGGGCTGGCGCGGCACTGGTCCTGCTCGTGCGTCAGGAGCTCGTGGCCGGCGTCGACGCCATGGCCCAGGACCGCGCCCTCGACATCGCCGTCCTGCAGGACGGCCTGGTGACCACGCCGGGGGTCCGCCCGGTGCCGTACAGCGGCAGCCTCGTCCAGGTGCTGGACGACCAGGGCCACGTCATCGCCGCCAGCGAAGGACTGAAGATCGGCCCGATGTCGCGCCCGGTCGACGAGCCGCACGTCCGTACCCGCACGCTCCCCGTCACACCAGGCCGTCAGTACCGGGTGCTCGCGATGCCGGCCGGGACGTCGAACCACCCACGCACCGTCGTGGTCGCGCAGTCGCTCAGGGCCGCGAACCGGGCGGTCTCGGACACCGCCCGGATGGTGGCGGCCGTCTTCCCCGCCGTCCTGGTGCTGACGGGGCTCGTCACGTGGCTGAGCGTGGGCCGGGCCCTGGCCCCGGTGGAGGAGATCCGGCGCAAGGCGGCCACGATCGGCGCGGGTGACCTGTCGCAACGCGTGCCGCTGCCGCCCGCGCGCGATGAGCTCTACCGGCTCGCGGACACGATGAACTCGATGCTCGCCCGCATCCAGGCGGCGACCGAGCGGCGCCGCCACTTCGTCTCGGACGCCTCGCACGAGCTGCGCACGCCCCTGGCCAACATGCAGGCGATGCTGGAGGTCGCCGTCGCCCGGGACGAGCCTGACCTGTGGCAGGAGACCGCGGCTGCCCTGCACACCGAGCAGTCCCGCATGGCTCGGCTCGTCGACGACCTCCTGCTGCTCGCCCGGCTCGACGGCCGCGCCCCGCGGACGGAGCGGGAGGTCGACCTCGACGACGTGGTCCACGACGAGGCACAGTGGCTGCGCCGCACCACCGACCTGCAGGTCGAGGTCGAGCCTCTGCCGGCGCTCCGGGTGCTCGGGGACCCGTCACAGCTGGCGCGCGTCCTGCGGAACCTCACCGACAACGCCCGCCGCCACGCCCGCACGACCATCTCGTTGTCGTTGCGGCGGCATGGCGGCTCCGCCGTCGTCACGGTCCGGGACGACGGCGGGGGCATCGCCCCGGAGGACCGCGAGCGCGTCTTCGACCGCTTCGCCCGGCTCGACGAGGCCCGCGGCCGAGACCAGGGCGGCAGCGGGCTCGGCCTCGCCATCAGCCGCGAGATCGCCCGTGCTCACGGCGGGGAGCTCCTGGTCGCTGACGCCACGGGCCCGGGAGGGGCGGTTCTCGAGCTCCGGCTGCCGCTGCTCACCGAGGAGAGCGAGGCGGCGTCCGACGACGAGCACCAGGCCTCCCTGAGCTGA
- a CDS encoding response regulator transcription factor has protein sequence MRVLVVEDERPLATALRRTLEAEGFSVVVADDGIDGEWHTREQEFDVVVLDVMLPHLSGYEVCRRMRVRGDSTPVLFLTAKNGEYDEADALDIGGDDYMSKPFSTVVLSARLRALARRAATSDGPPLTVGPLRLDPALQRAWCGERELQLTARELALLTFLVHRAEHVVGKHEILEHVWDQAFDGGPNVVEVYIGRLRRKLGPTPGISISTVRGLGYRLSGRHP, from the coding sequence GTGCGTGTTCTGGTTGTCGAGGACGAGCGCCCCCTGGCCACCGCGCTGCGGCGGACCCTCGAGGCCGAGGGCTTCAGCGTGGTGGTGGCGGACGACGGCATCGACGGCGAGTGGCACACCCGCGAGCAGGAGTTCGACGTCGTCGTCCTGGACGTGATGCTGCCGCACCTGTCCGGCTACGAGGTGTGCCGCCGGATGCGCGTACGCGGCGACAGCACCCCGGTGCTGTTCCTGACGGCCAAGAACGGCGAGTACGACGAGGCCGACGCCCTCGACATCGGGGGCGACGACTACATGTCCAAGCCGTTCTCGACGGTCGTCCTCTCGGCCCGGCTGCGGGCCCTGGCCCGTCGCGCGGCGACGAGCGACGGCCCGCCCCTCACCGTCGGGCCCCTCCGGCTCGACCCCGCCCTCCAGCGCGCCTGGTGCGGCGAGCGTGAGCTGCAGCTGACGGCCCGCGAGCTCGCGCTGCTGACCTTCCTCGTGCACCGCGCGGAGCACGTGGTCGGGAAGCACGAGATCCTCGAGCACGTGTGGGACCAGGCGTTCGACGGCGGTCCCAACGTGGTGGAGGTCTACATCGGCCGGCTCCGGCGCAAGCTCGGCCCCACACCTGGCATCTCGATCAGCACTGTGCGGGGACTGGGGTACCGCCTCAGCGGGAGGCACCCGTGA
- a CDS encoding arsenate reductase ArsC produces the protein MFVCVHNAGRSQMAAGYLTALSHGEVEVRSAGSAPADQINPVAVQAMAEEGIDITAARPKILTPDAVQASDVVITMGCGDACPFFPGVRYEDWELEDPAGKDLGTVRRVRDDIRARVETLLGELLPGRA, from the coding sequence ATGTTCGTCTGCGTCCACAACGCCGGCCGCTCCCAGATGGCCGCCGGCTACCTGACGGCGCTCTCGCACGGGGAGGTCGAGGTCCGCTCTGCCGGCTCGGCGCCCGCTGACCAGATCAACCCCGTCGCGGTGCAGGCGATGGCCGAGGAGGGCATCGACATCACCGCCGCCAGGCCGAAGATCCTCACCCCCGACGCCGTCCAGGCCTCCGACGTCGTCATCACCATGGGTTGCGGCGACGCCTGCCCGTTCTTCCCGGGCGTGCGCTACGAGGACTGGGAGCTCGAGGACCCCGCCGGCAAGGACCTCGGGACCGTACGACGGGTCCGCGACGACATCCGCGCCCGGGTCGAGACCCTGCTCGGGGAGCTGCTGCCCGGCCGGGCGTGA
- a CDS encoding NAD(P)-binding domain-containing protein, whose amino-acid sequence MSRTPASDLPVVVIGAGPVGLAAAAHLLERGLDPLVLEAGHAVGAAIREWAHIRLFSPWQYDVDAAAARLLEPTGWERPRGTRLPTGGDLVTQYLEPLAAHPQLRHRIVTGAKVVAVSRVGMDKTQGAGRADRPFLVRAVVDGRVVDHHARAVVDASGMWPQRNPLGVSGLPAPGEAEAAPFLLGPLPDVLGSDRERCAGRHVLVVGAGHSAANTLLNLVELARTEPATTITWAVRGASATRTYGGGDADGLPARGRLGSHLREAVAAGKIRLLTSATVAALAPDGDQVTLTLNTPTGPRELTVDAVAAATGFRPDVDMLRELRLDLDPGVEAPRALAPLIDPEHHSCGTVPAHGAETLAHPEPGFFIVGMKSYGRAPTFLLATGYEQVRSVAAHLAGDERAARELELSLPETGVCSTTLPVLDLEGHAVVAPDDAGCCSAPRPEPAFLGIPTGLRHGRACEPEPIASVQHTRSTRSEESSCQ is encoded by the coding sequence ATGTCGAGAACACCCGCGTCGGACCTGCCGGTCGTCGTCATCGGCGCCGGTCCGGTCGGCCTGGCGGCCGCCGCGCACCTCCTCGAGCGGGGCCTGGACCCGCTCGTCCTCGAGGCGGGCCACGCCGTCGGCGCGGCGATCCGGGAGTGGGCGCACATCCGACTCTTCTCGCCGTGGCAGTACGACGTCGACGCCGCGGCCGCGCGCCTCCTCGAGCCCACCGGCTGGGAGCGACCGCGGGGGACGCGACTCCCCACGGGCGGGGACCTCGTGACGCAGTACCTCGAGCCCCTGGCCGCACACCCGCAGCTTCGCCACCGGATCGTCACCGGCGCGAAGGTGGTCGCGGTCAGCCGGGTCGGCATGGACAAGACCCAGGGCGCCGGCCGGGCGGATCGCCCCTTCCTGGTCCGCGCCGTCGTCGACGGCAGGGTCGTGGACCACCACGCCCGCGCGGTCGTGGACGCCTCGGGCATGTGGCCGCAGCGCAACCCGCTCGGTGTCTCCGGCCTGCCCGCGCCCGGCGAGGCGGAGGCGGCCCCGTTCCTCCTCGGCCCGCTCCCCGACGTGCTCGGCTCGGACCGCGAGCGCTGCGCCGGCAGGCACGTCCTCGTCGTCGGCGCCGGCCACTCCGCCGCCAACACGCTGCTGAACCTGGTCGAGCTCGCCCGCACCGAACCCGCCACGACCATCACCTGGGCGGTCCGCGGCGCGTCCGCGACCCGCACGTACGGCGGCGGGGACGCCGACGGGCTGCCCGCGCGCGGCCGGCTGGGCTCACACCTGCGCGAGGCCGTCGCGGCCGGGAAGATCCGGCTGCTCACCTCCGCCACCGTCGCCGCGCTCGCACCCGACGGCGACCAGGTCACCCTCACCCTCAACACCCCCACCGGCCCTCGGGAGCTGACCGTCGACGCCGTCGCCGCAGCGACGGGCTTCCGCCCCGACGTCGACATGCTGCGCGAGCTGCGCCTCGACCTCGACCCCGGCGTGGAGGCACCACGGGCGCTGGCGCCGCTCATCGACCCGGAGCACCACTCCTGCGGCACCGTGCCCGCGCACGGCGCCGAGACCCTGGCGCACCCGGAGCCCGGCTTCTTCATCGTCGGGATGAAGTCGTACGGCCGCGCGCCGACCTTCCTCCTCGCCACCGGCTACGAGCAGGTCCGCTCCGTCGCTGCCCACCTCGCCGGCGACGAGCGGGCCGCCCGCGAGCTGGAGCTCTCCCTGCCCGAGACCGGCGTGTGCTCGACCACGCTGCCCGTCCTCGACCTCGAGGGTCACGCTGTCGTCGCGCCCGACGACGCCGGCTGCTGCAGCGCACCGCGCCCCGAGCCGGCGTTCCTCGGCATCCCCACCGGGCTGAGACACGGCAGAGCCTGCGAGCCGGAGCCCATAGCCTCGGTCCAGCACACCCGCAGCACCCGTTCCGAGGAGTCCTCGTGCCAGTGA
- a CDS encoding ArsR/SmtB family transcription factor — MATLPLAQSPEAGVCCSPLTREPMSIADAERLAGILKAVADPARLRLLSIIASHDGGEACVCDLTEPLDLSQPTVSHHLKVLVEAGLVTREKRGRWAYYAVVPAALDALGGVLTTRHANAGDCC, encoded by the coding sequence ATGGCCACGCTTCCCCTCGCCCAGTCCCCGGAGGCGGGGGTGTGCTGCAGCCCCCTCACCCGCGAGCCGATGAGCATCGCGGACGCCGAGCGTCTGGCGGGCATCCTGAAGGCGGTCGCCGACCCGGCCCGACTGCGGCTGCTGTCGATCATCGCCAGTCACGACGGCGGCGAGGCGTGCGTGTGCGACCTGACCGAGCCCCTCGACCTCTCCCAGCCGACGGTCTCCCACCACCTCAAGGTGCTGGTGGAAGCGGGCCTGGTCACCCGGGAGAAGCGCGGGAGATGGGCCTACTACGCGGTCGTCCCCGCTGCGCTCGACGCGCTCGGCGGAGTGCTGACCACGCGGCACGCCAACGCCGGAGACTGCTGCTGA
- a CDS encoding acyl-CoA dehydrogenase family protein, with protein sequence MTATRQSDDVRASGTHEVTEREARRVAEAARESGWTQPSFAKELYLGRFRPELITPHPRPEPELAARGEAYLGQLTEFLRTVDGQAIERDARIPDEVVAGLARIGTFGIKIPTEYGGLGLGQVHYNRALMLIGSVNPAMGALISAHQSIGVPEPVKQFGTEEQKRAYLPRCAAGAISAFLLTEPDVGSDPARLHATATPTDDGDYLLDGVKLWSTNGVVAELLVVMARVPQSEGHRGGITAFVVEADSPGITVERRNAFMGLRGLENGVTRFDQVRVPAANVLGREGQGLKIALTTLNTGRLSIPALCVGASKWSLKIAREWARERVQWGRPVGRHAAVAHKIAFMATATYAQEAVVELAGHLADAGRTDIRIEAALAKLFASERAWQVADELLQIRGGRGFETADSLAARGERAVPAEQILRDLRINRVFEGSSEIMHLLIAREAVDAHLAVAGDIIDPDVGMVGKARAAGRAGAFYARWLPQLLTGPGAVPTSYGEYGPLATHVRFVERSSRRLARATFYGMARWQGGLEQRQGFLGRVVDIGAELFAMAAMCARAQMQLEDDDAATGRAAVRLADAACRRSRLTVERLFDALWTNTDAADEALAKDVLDGDHVWAEAGVIDLSEGTGPWIADSSAGPARAPDVSRRMLPPTAPGD encoded by the coding sequence ATGACTGCGACGAGGCAGTCCGACGACGTACGCGCCAGCGGGACTCACGAGGTCACCGAGCGCGAGGCGCGGAGGGTGGCCGAGGCCGCCCGGGAGAGCGGCTGGACCCAGCCGTCCTTCGCGAAGGAGCTCTACCTCGGGCGCTTCCGGCCCGAGCTCATCACCCCGCACCCACGGCCCGAGCCGGAGCTCGCCGCCCGCGGTGAGGCCTACCTGGGGCAGCTGACCGAGTTCCTCAGGACGGTCGACGGCCAGGCCATCGAGCGGGACGCCCGGATCCCGGACGAGGTGGTCGCGGGGCTGGCGCGCATCGGCACGTTCGGCATCAAGATCCCCACCGAGTACGGGGGCCTCGGGCTCGGCCAGGTGCACTACAACCGCGCGCTGATGCTGATCGGCAGCGTCAACCCGGCGATGGGGGCACTGATCTCCGCGCACCAGTCGATCGGGGTGCCGGAGCCGGTCAAGCAGTTCGGCACCGAGGAGCAGAAGCGGGCCTACCTGCCGCGCTGCGCCGCCGGCGCCATCTCGGCCTTCCTGCTCACGGAGCCGGACGTCGGTTCCGACCCGGCCCGCCTGCACGCGACCGCGACCCCCACCGACGACGGCGACTACCTCCTCGACGGCGTCAAGCTGTGGTCCACCAACGGCGTCGTCGCCGAGCTCCTCGTGGTCATGGCCCGGGTGCCGCAGTCCGAGGGGCACCGCGGCGGCATCACGGCCTTCGTCGTCGAGGCGGACTCGCCCGGCATCACGGTCGAGCGGCGCAACGCCTTCATGGGTCTGCGGGGTCTGGAGAACGGCGTCACCCGGTTCGACCAGGTCCGCGTCCCCGCCGCGAACGTGCTCGGCCGCGAGGGCCAGGGCCTAAAGATCGCCCTGACCACCCTCAACACGGGCCGGCTCTCCATCCCCGCACTGTGCGTCGGGGCGTCGAAGTGGTCCCTCAAGATCGCCCGCGAGTGGGCGCGCGAACGGGTCCAGTGGGGTCGGCCGGTCGGGCGGCACGCCGCCGTCGCCCACAAGATCGCCTTCATGGCGACGGCCACCTACGCGCAGGAGGCGGTCGTCGAGCTCGCCGGGCACCTGGCCGACGCCGGCCGCACCGACATCCGGATCGAGGCCGCCCTCGCCAAGCTCTTCGCCTCCGAGCGGGCCTGGCAGGTGGCCGACGAGCTTCTGCAGATCCGGGGTGGTCGCGGCTTCGAGACGGCGGACTCCCTCGCGGCCCGCGGCGAGCGGGCGGTCCCGGCCGAGCAGATCCTGCGGGACCTGCGGATCAACCGGGTCTTCGAGGGCTCCTCGGAGATCATGCACCTGCTCATCGCCCGAGAGGCGGTCGACGCCCACCTCGCCGTCGCCGGCGACATCATCGACCCGGACGTCGGCATGGTCGGCAAGGCTCGGGCCGCCGGACGCGCGGGGGCCTTCTACGCCAGGTGGTTGCCGCAGCTGCTCACCGGTCCTGGCGCGGTCCCGACCTCCTACGGCGAGTACGGGCCGCTGGCCACGCACGTGCGCTTCGTCGAGCGCAGCTCGCGCCGGCTCGCCCGCGCGACGTTCTACGGCATGGCGCGTTGGCAGGGCGGCCTGGAGCAGCGGCAGGGCTTCCTCGGCCGCGTGGTCGACATCGGCGCCGAGCTCTTCGCGATGGCCGCGATGTGCGCCCGTGCGCAGATGCAGCTCGAGGACGACGACGCAGCCACCGGCCGCGCGGCCGTCCGGCTCGCCGACGCCGCGTGCCGTCGTTCGCGGCTGACCGTCGAGCGACTCTTCGACGCGCTGTGGACCAACACCGACGCCGCCGACGAGGCTCTGGCGAAGGACGTCCTCGACGGCGACCACGTCTGGGCGGAGGCGGGCGTCATCGACCTGAGCGAGGGCACCGGCCCGTGGATCGCGGACTCCTCGGCCGGGCCGGCCCGCGCGCCCGACGTCTCCCGCCGGATGCTGCCCCCGACCGCGCCGGGCGACTGA